The Pyrenophora tritici-repentis strain M4 chromosome 3, whole genome shotgun sequence genome has a window encoding:
- a CDS encoding CypX, Cytochrome P450, translating to MLRFIVIVGLLLFALTAKKLVTWSNHIYTARSSGFVVRKSPVHLIDLWWLGLYPKLVPWLNYLSAAWTSGWLPLSKIFHLWHVGHEPFEQLGSDNIMLSSPNGNMLWSSDPETINQIANQAKNFRKPVEYFSFFDTYGPNMQTSLGDNWKAQRKMVAPAIGSHSNAAMWQSSLLQAERLTALMTADGPVISHMKDHMSEISLHCIAQCFFNKNLEYETIKEFPSRELPEGRFGFVEAMFTTIDKLGIIDSIPKSLRAYIPLKSIKRADKAYHDLHSYITEICDEALKKDATDRKDTDISIMDTLIASTRPESAERNGKVLDRETLTGNVFFFLLSGHGTAGNTLGFMMFLLAIRQDIQADLHAHLDAELGGKPIDTWSVTDEFMRLYNGYTGAVLKEAMRLYNVVEFIPRRCTAEASVTDLNGNHFTIPRDTLCLLNFTAAFRHPSIWPAGPTANDPATGKYHPMLDFDPSRWDSFADKITKPSEVGLRTYFPFGLGGRACLGKSLGSIMMVGVLAYIFTHFSIELVPSHAVEEEATRTGADEKWVKERTQEQALQMLVDEVECNLLIELRKELPVRLVPRLVPQLVPQKV from the exons ATGCTTCGCTTCATTGTCATCGTGGGCCTGCTGCTGTTCGCACTAACTGCCAAGAAATTGGTCACATGGAGCAACCATATCTATACGGCTCGGAGCAGTGGCTTCGTGGTCCGCAAGTCACC CGTGCATCTGATCGACCTGTGGTGGTTAGGATTGTATCCCAAGCTGGTGCCATGGCTCAACTACCTCTCTGCTGCGTGGACCAGCGGATGGCTGCC CCTGAGCAAAATCTTCCACCTTTGGCATGTCGGCCATGAACCCTTCGAGCAGCTGGGAAGCGACAACATTATGCTCTCCTCCCCCAACGGCAATATGCTTTGGAGCAGCGACCCAGAGACCATCAACCAGATCGCGAACCAGGCCAAGAACTTCCGCAAGCCTGTCGAGTACTTCAGCTTCTTCGACACGTACGGTCCCAACATGCAGACCTCCCTCGGCGACAACTGGAAGGCCCAGCGCAAGATGGTCGCCCCGGCCATTGGTTCTCACTCGAATGCCGCCATGTGGCAGTCCTCGCTGCTTCAGGCTGAAAGACTGACGGCGCTCATGACGGCGGATGGCCCCGTCATCAGCCATATGAAGGACCATATGTCGGAGATTTCACTGCACTGCATCGCACAGTGCTTCTTCAACAAGAACCTCGAGTACGAGACCATCAAGGAATTTCCCTCGCGCGAGCTGCCTGAGGGGCGATTCGGGTTCGTCGAGGCCATGTTCACTACCATTGACAAGCTCGGCATTATAGATTCGATCCCCAAGTCGTTGCGCG CGTACATCCCCTTGAAAAGCATCAAACGAGCTGACAAAGCCTACCATGATCTCCATAGTTATATAACGGAGATATGCGACGAGGCGCTCAAAAAGGATGCAACTGATCGGAAAGACACAGACATAAGCATCATGG ATACCCTGATCGCCAGCACGCGGCCCGAGTCGGCTGAAAGGAATGGCAAAGTCCTGGACCGCGAGACGTTGACTGGCaatgtcttcttcttcctgcTCTCAGGTCACGGTACCGCAGGCAACACGCTGGGCTTCATGATGTTCCTCCTTGCCATCCGCCAGGACATCCAAGCGGATCTGCACGCCCACCTCGACGCTGAGCTCGGAGGCAAGCCCATAGACACCTGGTCCGTTACGGACGAGTTCATGCGACTCTACAACGGCTACACTGGCGCCGTGCTCAAGGAAGCCATGCGCCTGTACAACGTCGTCGAGTTCATCCCGCGACGGTGCACTGCTGAAGCATCTGTTACCGACCTCAACGGCAATCACTTCACTATCCCCCGCGATACGCTGTGTCTGCTCAACTTCACCGCCGCCTTCCGCCACCCCAGCATCTGGCCCGCGGGCCCCACCGCCAACGACCCCGCAACAGGTAAGTACCATCCGATGCTAGATTTCGATCCAAGCCGTTGGGACAGCTTTGCGGACAAGATCACCAAACCGTCCGAGGTTGGGCTGCGCACGTACTTCCCCTTCGGCCTCGGCGGGCGTGCGTGCCTGGGGAAGAGCCTCGGCTCTATCATGATGGTGGGCGTACTGGCGTATATTTTCACACACTTTAGCATTGAGCTGGTGCCGTCCCAcgcggtggaggaggaggcgACAAGGACGGGTGCGGACGAGAAGTGGGTCAAGGAGCGGACGCAGGAGCAGGCGTTGCAGATGCTGGTGGATGAGGTCGAGTGCAATTTGCTGATTGAGCTGCGCAAGGAACTGCCGGTACGGTTGGTGCCGCGGTTGGTGCCGCAGTTGGTGCCGCAGAAGGTGTAG
- a CDS encoding SPS1, Serine-threonine protein kinase yields MFKLAKSLFRRQPWPQLKFPTSDFKVVSDGVLFEEEQLEEFHRVIYYPVNIGDVFASKYQVVGKLGFGVTSTVWLARDLHRHAYTTLKVFTREGMDEDEYNMYNILSKGNASHQGYNHVRTALDLFTIPQQGGDHRCLVQKPMWDSFRDLLNRNPAHRFTDELLKAGLSQVFLALDYLHTEAKIIHTDIKSDNILIEIEDQGILKAFVDAEMTCPSARKVVDAKPIYATRQFGLPKEYGRVVLGDFGSAVRGDKPQIHDAQPDVYRCPEVILKTEWGYPADIWNVGAMIWDLYEDKHLFYGIDPTEKRYLTRAHLAELVAMLGPPPMDMLERGARSKEFFDGEGNWIAEIDIPQGLTLESSEENLGGEEKEDFLQFVRCMLQWRPEDRWTAKELLGHPWMRGIL; encoded by the exons ATGTTTAAACTCGCGAAGTCGCTCTTTCGAAGGCAACCATGGCCCCAACTCAAATTTCCGACATCTGATTTCAAAGTCGTCAGCGACGGGGTATTGTTTGAGGAAGAACAGCTTGAGGAGTTTCACAGGGTCATCTACTATCCTGTCAACATAGGAGATGTCTTCGCGTCGAAGTACCAAGTAGTAGGCAAACTTGGTTTCGGTGTTACGTCAACTGTTTGGCTGGCCCGTGATCTACA CCGCCATGCCTATACTACGTTGAAAGTTTTCACAAGAGAGGGAATggatgaggatgagtacAACATGTACAATATCTTAAGCAAAGGCAATGCTTCGCATCAAGGATACAATCACGTCCGGACAGCCCTCGACTTGTTTACCATTCCCCAACAAGGTGGCGATCATCGATGTCTTGTCCAGAAACCAATGTGGGATAGTTTCAGGGATCTCTTGAACAGAAACCCCGCGCACCGCTTCACGGACGAGCTGCTAAAAGCTGGGTTGTCGCAAGTGTTCCTCGCACTTGATTACCTTCACACAGAAGCCAAGATCATACATACAG ACATCAAATCCGACAACATCCTCATAGAAATCGAGGATCAGGGCATCTTGAAAGCCTTTGTTGACGCCGAAATGACATGTCCCTCGGCTCGAAAAGTCGTAGATGCCAAGCCAATCTATGCGACACGACAGTTTGGATTGCCGAAAGAGTATGGTCGTGTTGTCCTTGGAGACTTCGGCTCTGCAGTTCGTGGCGACAAACCTCAGATCCATGACGCGCAACCAGATGTCTACCGATGTCCAGAGGTTATTCTGAAGACTGAATGGGGTTATCCAGCTGATATCTGGAACGTTGGAGCGATG ATTTGGGACCTATATGAGGATAAACACCTCTTTTACGGCATCGATCCAACCGAAAAGCGATACCTGACCAGAGCTCATCTCGCGGAATTAGTCGCCATGCTCGGTCCGCCGCCGATGGATATGCTAGAGAGAGGAGCGCGGAGCAAAGAATTCTTCGACGGTGAAG GGAATTGGATAGCAGAGATAGACATACCGCAAGGCTTGACGTTGGAGTCGTCGGAAGAGAATCTAGGTGGAGAAGAGAAAGAGGATTTCTTGCAGTTTGTGAGGTGCATGTTGCAGTGGAGGCCGGAGGATCGATGGACCGCAAAGGAGTTGCTTGGACATCCTTGGATGAGAGGGATCTTGTAG
- a CDS encoding Periplasmic protein TonB, whose amino-acid sequence MFYIFRALGRLLGASKAIPSAATTTQVAETQPETSAPALSTETSATSSLTTSTPPADSSSATSSPDYRAAFNYASRPTSYARSIEPPVQWPSFGRPVDAPKSTADIAEKSTRHLGDISPPYVPLCDLAHINTACDGASAYEPADVDMTDAPTLPTPPASPTNQYYASEPTNESAEVNNNNTAPQNTTQNPQHTTTTTARPTIPRHPLSTTPNWVDEITYETSTPSYPLPETYAGTFRGIRYYAADYTSLLPCGSENHHHLLCGHYVFSALPCGRNCKTPVQDTAPFTCPTCRAAIDDVFNGKGEAAKVKEMQGVDASVGIAYAVELATRTLPRVKGGVADAVMAFLHKGYGREDCVGSEGPRKVETLDLREMVGEMQGGGRGGR is encoded by the coding sequence ATGTTCTACATCTTCCGCGCACTCGGACGCCTCTTGGGTGCTTCCAAAGCAATTCCCTCTGCTGCTACTACCACACAGGTAGCGGAGACACAGCCAGAAACCAGCGCGCCGGCTCTCAGCACAGAGACGAGCGCGACATCATCCTTAACCACATCGACACCACCAGCGGATAGTAGCTCTGCGACATCTTCGCCAGACTACCGGGCCGCTTTCAACTATGCGTCTCGCCCAACAAGTTATGCAAGGTCTATAGAACCACCGGTTCAATGGCCATCATTCGGTCGTCCAGTGGACGCACCAAAGTCTACAGCAGACATCGCAGAAAAATCCACACGCCACCTTGGTGACATATCGCCACCATATGTCCCTCTCTGTGACCTCGCTCACATCAACACCGCTTGCGATGGTGCTTCCGCCTATGAGCCTGCGGATGTCGACATGACAGACGCGCCCACTCTACCTACACCCCCAGCGTCACCCACAAACCAATATTACGCATCCGAACCTACAAATGAGTCCGCAGAGGtaaacaacaacaacaccgcCCCTCAGAACACCACACAAAATCCGCAGCAcaccactaccaccaccgccaGGCCCACCATCCCCCGCCACCCCCTCTCCACAACTCCCAACTGGGTCGACGAAATAACCTACGAAACCTCCACCCCCTCCTACCCACTCCCCGAAACCTACGCCGGAACCTTCCGCGGAATCCGGTACTACGCCGCCGACTACACGTCCCTCCTCCCCTGCGGCAGCGAaaaccaccaccacctcctcTGCGGCCACTACGTCTTCAGCGCCCTGCCCTGCGGCCGTAACTGCAAGACTCCCGTTCAAGACACCGCGCCGTTTACTTGTCCGACGTGTCGTGCCGCCATCGATGACGTTTTCAACGGCAAGGGCGAGGCGGCGAAGGTGAAGGAAATGCAGGGCGTTGATGCGTCGGTGGGTATCGCGTATGCTGTTGAGCTTGCCACGCGTACGCTGCCGAGGGTTAAGGGCGGTGTCGCGGATGCTGTGATGGCGTTTTTGCACAAGGGGTATGGGAGGGAGGATTGTGTGGGGTCCGAGGGGCCGAGGAAGGTGGAGACGTTGGATTTGAGGGAGATGGTGGGGGAGATGCAGGGGGGTGGGAGAGGAGGCAGATGA
- a CDS encoding PotE, Amino acid transporter, with product MRSDDGKSLDDEAQLQALGHKGELKRNFSLISMLGLAFAILNSWTALSSSIGLALPSGGTTSVIWGLLTAGICNLALASSLAEFLSAYPTAGGQYHWVAVITPKKWVPLASFITGWINVSGWLALTTSGGLLASQLISGLIALHHPEFDLRPWQVWLIYSAWTIIAFIVNAFLNDILPYVNRTAFIWSIGGFCIVCITVLSCASPDFASAEFVFTKFINETGWPDGIAWLLGLLQGGFGLTGYDAVAHMIEEIPNAAVEGPKIMIYCVCIGTVTGFIFLTVLLFVSGGDAGAIIDAAPGPLLQILFNATKSKAGATCLLMIPLVCILFAEIAIMTTSSRMTYAFARDGGLPFSKFFSKVHPRLGQPLNSLILAATLAILFGLILIGSSSAFNALISASVVALGVSYAIPIAINLFQGRKMLGPRAFVLPGPIGWAANILGISYTTVTTVMFLFPPVLPVTTSNMNYCVVAFTIILFISTFQWLVDGRKNFTGPRSELGLEVLDALASHEQPGVDAPTSHAAVNDPADALK from the exons ATGAGATCGGACGATGGGAAATCTCTCGACGATGAGGCGCAGTTGCAGGCTCTCGGCCACAAGGGCGAACTCAAGCGCAATTTTAGCCTTATTTCCATGCTGGGCCTTGCTTTTGCCATTCTGAACTCTTGGACTGCACTTTCATCCTCCATTGGACTTGCTCTACCATCCGGTGGTACCACTAGTGTCATTTGGGGCCTCCTCACAGCCGGTATCTGCAACTTGGCCTTGGCCTCATCACTTGCGGAATTCTTATCGGCATACCCTACTGCTGGCGGACA GTACCACTGGGTAGCCGTCATCACTCCCAAGAAATGGGTCCCGCTCGCTTCCTTCATCACTGGATGGATCAACGTGTCTGGATGGCTCGCTTTAACTACTTCGGGAGGCTTACTTGCCTCGCAACTCATTTCCGGTCTTATCGCGCTACATCATCCCGAGTTTGACTTGAGGCCGTGGCAGGTCTGGCTTATTTATTCTGCCTGGACCATCATCGCGTTCATCGTCAACGCCTTCTTGAACGACATATTGCCCTATGTCAACCGCACCGCCTTCATCTGGTCCATCGGAGGATTCTGCATCGTCTGCATTACCGTATTGTCTTGCGCATCCCCCGACTTCGCCTCTGCAGAATTTGTCTTTACCAAATTCATCAATGAGACGGGCTGGCCTGATGGCATTGCTTGGCTTCTCGGCTTGCTCCAGGGCGGGTTCGGATTGACCGGGTACGACGCGGTTGCGCATATGATTGAGGAGATTCCGAATGCTGCAGTCGAGGGGCCCAAGATTATGATCTACTGTGTCTGCATAGGCACTGTCACCGGATTCATCTTTCTGACGGTTTTGTTGTTCGTTTCCGGAGGCGATGCTGGAGCCATCATCGACGCAGCTCCCGGCCCACTTCTTCAGATTTTGTTCAATGCGACGAAGAGCAAAGCAGGTGCCACGTGCCTGTTGATGATCCCGTTGGTTTGCATCCTCTTCGCCGAGATTGCCATCATGACCACCTCCAGTCGCATGACGTACGCATTTGCTCGAGACGGTGGACTACCATTCTCGAAATTCTTCTCGAAAGTACACCCGAGATTGGGTCAGCCGCTCAATTCTCTGATCCTAGCTGCTACTTTGGCGATCCTCTTCGGACTGATCTTGATCGGATCCAGCAGCGCCTTCAACGCTCTTATTTCTGCGTCTGTTGTCGCCTTGGGTGTGAGCTATGCCATTCCCATTGCCATCAATCTTTTCCAAGGCAGAAAGATGCTCGGCCCAAGAGCTTTTGTTCTACCCGGACCTATCGGCTGGGCTGCAAACATACTCGGTATCTCGTACACAACGGTGACCACCGTCATGTTCCTATTTCCGCCTGTGCTACCAGTAACAACCTCCAACATGA ACTATTGCGTCGTCGCTTTTACCATCATCCTGTTCATCAGTACCTTCCAATGGCTTGTCGACGGACGTAAGAATTTCACCGGACCGCGGTCAGAGCTGGGGCTGGAGGTTTTGGATGCTTTGGCAAGCCATGAGCAGCCTGGAGTTGATGCGCCGACGTCCCACGCTGCCGTCAATGATCCGGCGGATGCACTCAAATAA
- a CDS encoding His-Phos-2 domain containing protein, whose protein sequence is MRGMRSPQYVSLPLSEKEGLYSERRRRAQRAKGSWGRVVQVVGSLAVLYGVFSVFQLWTRTPCDTIDSGYRCSPKTSHFWGQYSLWYSVPSEIDVGPPKGCDVTFANVLSRHGGRDPTFGKSIAYQLLIIEIQNTSTWYPKEYAFLKDYKYTLGNDQLTDAGRQEMVNSGAHFYRRYSKLVDEKMPFVRAGGQERVVESAQKWLVGVAQSLNDEPPEIDLVIPEGTSWNNTLSHDTCPAFESGPDHGLGDRAQRIWVDKFVPPIQQRINSALGTNLSATSTVYLMDMCPFDTLAHRSAKISNFCKLFTEQEWREYDYYQTLGKYYSYSVGNPIGPTQGVGYVNELLARLTGKPVQDNTNTNRTLDADPKTFPLDRNVYADFSHDNDISSTLAALGLYNKTKPLSNTSIEDTEKTYGYSAAWTVPFAARLYVEKLQCKHEKEEMVRVIVNDRVQPLEFCGGDKYGRCTLSKFVESQSFARSGGLWDRCFE, encoded by the exons ATGCGCGGCATGCGATCACCCCAATATGTGTCTCTGCCGTTGAGCGAGAAGGAGGGTCTGTACTCGGAGAGACGGCGACGCGCCCAACGAGCAAAGGGCTCGTGGGGCCGAGTAGTACAGGTGGTAGGCAGCTTAGCGGTACTCTACGGGGTCTTCAG TGTGTTCCAGCTGTGGACGCGCACGCCCTGCGACACCATCGACTCGGGCTATCGCTGCAGCCCCAAGACGAGCCATTTCTGGGGCCAGTACTCGCTCTGGTACTCGGTGCCGTCTGAAATCGACGTTGGGCCTCCCAAAGGGTGCGACGTGACTTTTGCAAACGTTCTTTCCCGCCACGGCGGCCGCGACCCGACCTTTGGCAAATCAATCGCCTACCAACTCCTCATCATCGAAATTCAGAACACAAGCACATGGTATCCGAAAGAATATGCCTTTCTCAAGGACTACAAATACACTCTCGGCAATGACCAGCTGACAGATGCTGGGAGGCAGGAGATGGTCAATTCTGGTGCCCATTTCTACCGCCGCTATTCCAAGCTCGTGGATGAGAAGATGCCGTTTGTACGCGCGGGGGGTCAGGAGCGCGTAGTTGAATCAGCTCAAAAGTGGCTCGTGGGCGTTGCGCAGTCGCTTAATGACGAACCGCCTGAGATTGATCTCGTCATCCCAGAAGGAACGAGTTGGAACAACACTCTTTCCCACGACACGTGCCCTGCGTTTGAAAGTGGTCCAGATCACGGGCTAGGCGATCGGGCTCAGCGCATTTGGGTCGACAAGTTTGTGCCACCCATCCAACAACGCATCAACTCAGCCTTGGGAACGAATCTCAGCGCGACATCCACTGTGTACCTCATGGACATGTGTCCGTTTGACACTCTCGCCCACCGTTCGGCAAAGATTTCAAACTTTTGCAAGCTCTTCACTGAGCAAGAATGGCGCGAATACGACTACTACCAGACTTTGGGCAAGTATTACAGCTACAGTGTGGGCAACCCCATTGGACCGACTCAGGGCGTCGGCTATGTCAACGAGCTGCTAGCGCGACTGACGGGCAAGCCTGTTCAAgacaacaccaacaccaaccGGACGCTTGATGCCGACCCCAAGACATTTCCACTCGACCGCAATGTGTACGCCGACTTTAGTCATGACAACGACATCAGCTCGACATTGGCTGCGCTTGGTCTCTACAACAAAACAAAGCCGTTGTCCAATACCTCGATTGAAGATACTGAGAAGACTTATGGTTATTCTGCGGCATGGACGGTGCCTTTTGCAGCGCGGCTATATGTCGAGAAGCTGCAGTGCAAGCACGAGAAGGAAGAGATGGTTCGCGTTATTGTCAATGACCGGGTGCAGCCTCTGGAATTCTGCGGCGGTGACAAGTACGGCAGGTGCACACTGAGTAAGTTTGTGGAGAGCCAGAGCTTTGCGCGAAGTGGTGGACTCTGGGATCGATGTTTTGAGTAG
- a CDS encoding MoaA, Molybdenum cofactor biosynthesis enzyme: MVYMARIRPDPAALRRAAGRRSLLTRPSICAIRTSGIATNAAVHDPNVEFPAGVPPVTGSQRLKTVDRREAIKKAKPFSDFLTDTFNRQHDYLRISITERCNLRCLYCMPEEGVPLSPPANMLTTPEIFYLSSLFVSQGVTKIRLTGGEPTVRRDIVPLMQQIGSLRPKGLRELALTTNGISLHRKLDAMVEAGLTGVNLSLDTLDPFQFQIMTRRKGFDAVMKSIDRILEMNKLGANVKLKVNCVVMRGLNEREILPFVEMGREKDIEVRFIEYMPFGGNKWSENKMISFQEMLDIIRAKYPGLRPVAGHKNDTSKTYEVPGFVGKVGFITSMTNDFCGSCNRLRITSDGNLKVCLHGNAEVSLRDVLRQGNNGEPIDQEAFESIKQIEMDRHQGRLSDETVLGWGQRERELLDVVGAAVKRKAEKHADLNDLANMENRPMILIGG, encoded by the exons ATGGTGTACATGGCCAGAATACGGCCGGACCCGGCCGCGCTGCGAAGAGCTGCAGGTCGCCGCAGTCTCCTCACACGCCCGTCGATATGCGCGATACGGACGAGCGGGATTGCGACCAACGCCGCTGTACATGATCCCAATGTTGAGTTCCCTGCTGGTGTCCCTCCAGTCACGGGGTCACAGCGACTAAAGACGGTAGACCGCAGAGAAGCCATCAAGAAGGCGAAACCCTTCTCCGACTTCCTGACCGACACGTTCAACCGGCAACACGACTATCTGCGAATCAGCATCACCGAGCGCTGTAATCTGCGATGTCTATACTGCATGCCCGAAG AGGGCGTCCCGCTTTCGCCACCGGCAAACATGCTCACGACACCTGAGATATTCTACCTCTCTTCGCTATTCGTATCACAAGGCGTGACCAAGATTCGCCTCACCGGTGGCGAGCCCACAGTGCGCCGCGACATCGTGCCGCTTATGCAGCAGATAGGCTCATTGCGCCCCAAGGGCTTGCGCGAACTCGCCCTCACCACAAACGGCATATCGCTCCACCGAAAACTAGACGCAATGGTAGAGGCTGGCTTGACGGGTGTAAACCTCAGTTTGGACACATTGGATCCCTTCCAATTCCAGATCATGACCAGGCGCAAAGGTTTCGATGCTGTCATGAAGTCAATCGACCGCATACTGGAAATGAACAAGTTGGGTGCAAACGTAAAGCTCAAGGTCAACTGCGTAGTAATGCGCGGATTGAATGAGCGCGAGATTCTGCCATTTGTCGAAATGGGACGCGAAAAGGACATTGAGGTGCGCTTTATCGAATACATGCCGTTTGGGGGAAACAAGTGGAGCGAGAACAAGATGATCAGCTTCCAAGAGATGTTGGATATCATAAGGGCAAAATATCCTGGGCTCAGGCCGGTTGCTGGACACAAGAACGATACGAGCAAAACATACGAGGTTCCTGGCTTTGTCGGCAAGGTTGGCTTCATCACGAGCATGACCAACGACTTCTGCGGCTCATGCAATCGCTTGCGCATAACCAGCGACGGTAACTTAAAGGTCTGCCTGCACGGCAATGCCGAGGTCTCACTCCGCGACGTGCTACGACAGGGAAACAACGGCGAGCCTATTGACCAAGAGGCCTTTGAGAGTATCAAGCAAATCGAAATGGACCGCCACCAAGGACGATTGAGTGACGAGACCGTTCTTGGCTGGGGCCAGAGGGAGCGCGAACTGCTCGATGTTGTGGGAGCTGCAGTCAAGCGCAAAGCTGAAAAGCACGCCGACTTGAACGACCTCGCCAACATGGAGAATCGGCCAATGATATTGATTGGTGGGTGA
- a CDS encoding MoaC, Molybdenum cofactor biosynthesis enzyme, protein MPGTDGHVKAAVKAARADHIRDIGMLKSALKQGITSRPLPPSMEEVRQKYGLDGPEFNGYWYRAADAELRHRTRTESAAVLERAERALQARLKEFGKGVTLTHEGLMAEARQLATQAAREKQAAPFKRHQMITMEIKKVLQEVTVPQEHVRVLKGLRSRISELEHIMERIAGKGLTADEASETYGYGLPGIDPRNKAQFMTGKEKPTLEEIENFQKMMQSSTSEPVPTKIQQIQHLLDMYRQQAADVEDETQRLKDIRIRREQVLSRRRELLEQMKAQKEKVKETERAAKAKKKGPARGDVDAILAEALRRQKKDTPETLPDRGVSELEGVEPIFQSVTQADEDTLSPIRKPGLESLRVLKPRETRDTAAKDENVLADPIMDKSDTYTAPTASTVSQPPKVNENIFPSTASDIFAVTESPPPKPYISPFLGLSTRPLHKPSNDLRLDVTPAGFVPIDENLVVTFEAGVPHLQAQVLEMRNRLKHAYPRIDSLPYDVWKSENRRTLQTWLRILVRKWQTRFDDVEKSGRVAKKAMRDVRVENVLDEMVRDHDLDNEAAERMAMRWYEIFGHRGSMTGDAEGRIDREELHAGGLDFLLHESEGVAEKAVVVGPLETKMPVVSSTVGPLETKMPEVSSSGGSVVNASSGTLSMLRVGGGRRMYSTTSQPPPSSTPNPNEKTTTPPSLPHLTPTGTAHMISVTPKPPTSRTAIATGKVSFTNATPLTLIHSNAAKKGDVLGVSRIAGIMAAKKCSDLVPLCHPIALTHVGVEVVTFGAGGEGGGKD, encoded by the exons ATGCCGGGAACGGACGGCCACGTTAAAGCGGCAGTTAAAGCGGCACGCGCAGACCATATCCGAGATATTGGCATGTTGAAAAGTGCGCTCAAGCAAGGCATTACGAGCAGGCCTCTCCCTCCGAGTATGGAGGAAGTACGACAAAAGTATGGTTTGGACGGCCCCGAATTCAACGGGTACTGGTATCGAGCAGCAGATGCAGAGCTACGGCACCGCACAAGAACAGAATCTGCCGCAGTCCTTGAAAGAGCTGAACGCGCGTTGCAGGCGCGGCTAAAAGAGTTTGGGAAGGGTGTCACGTTGACCCACGAGGGTCTGATGGCAGAAGCTAGACAACTTGCGACGCAGGCTGCCCGCGAGAAACAGGCCGCCCCCTTTAAGCGACACCAAATGATCACCATGGAAATCAAGAAAGTTCTACAGGAGGTCACGGTACCACAGGAGCATGTGAGGGTGCTCAAGGGCCTTCGCTCGAGGATTTCAGAATTGGAACATATCATGGAGCGGATCGCGGGCAAGGGACTAACAGCTGACGAGGCTTCTGAGACATACGGATATGGTCTTCCTGGAATTGATCCGCGGAACAAAGCTCAATTCATGACAGGAAAAGAAAAGCCGACTCTTGAGGAGATTGAAAACTTCCAGAAGATGATGCAATCATCTACATCTGAGCCTGTCCCCACAAAGATCCAGCAGATCCAACACCTGCTCGATATGTACAGGCAACAGGCCGCTGATGTCGAGGACGAGACACAGAGGCTCAAGGATATTAGAATTCGAAGGGAACAAGTACTTAGCAGGAGGCGCGAGTTGTTGGAACAAATGAAGGCGCAGAAAGAGAAGGTGAAGGAAACCGAGCGTGCTGCCAAGGCTAAGAAGAAAGGTCCGGCAAGAGGCGACGTGGATGCTATATTGGCGGAAGCATTGAGAAGGCAAAAGAAAGACACTCCGGAGACATTGCCTGATCGGGGTGTATCGGAACTGGAGGGTGTTGAGCCCATTTTTCAGTCAGTGACCCAAGCCGACGAAGACACTCTGAGTCCAATCAGGAAACCCGGTCTAGAATCTCTCAGGGTGTTGAAACCGCGAGAAACGCGCGATACTGCTGCGAAGGATGAGAACGTTCTCGCCGACCCAATCATGGATAAATCGGATACCTACACAGCTCCCACGGCGAGTACCGTCAGCCAGCCACCGAAAGTCAATGAGAACATCTTCCCATCCACAGCATCCGACATCTTCGCCGTCACGGAATCCCCTCCACCCAAACCATACATCTCGCCCTTCCTCGGCCTCAGCACAAGACCCCTACACAAACCAAGCAACGACCTCCGCCTCGACGTCACCCCCGCGGGCTTCGTCCCCATTGACGAAAACCTCGTCGTCACCTTCGAAGCCGGCGTCCCCCACCTCCAAGCCCAAGTCCTCGAAATGCGTAACCGCCTGAAACACGCCTACCCGCGCATCGACAGCCTCCCTTACGACGTCTGGAAGAGCGAGAACCGACGCACTCTCCAAACCTGGCTGAGGATCCTTGTCCGCAAATGGCAGACGCGCTTCGACGACGTGGAAAAGTCTGGGCGAGTCGCCAAGAAGGCGATGAGGGATGTGAGGGTGGAAAATGTGCTGGATGAAATGGTGCGGGATCATGATCTTGATAATGAGGCGGCGGAGCGCATGGCCATGCGGTGGTATGAGATTTTTGGTCATAGGGGGAGTATGACGGGGGATGCGGAGGGGAGGATTGATCGCGAGGAATTGCATGCTGGGGGGTTGGACTTTTTGCTCCATGAGAGTGAGGGTGTGGCGGAGAaggcggtggtggtgggtCCGTTGGAGACGAAGATGCCGGTGGTGTCGAGCACAGTAGGTCCATTGGAAACGAAGATGCCAGAGGTATCGAGCAGTGGGGGTTCTGTGGTCAACGCTTCGTCGGGTACTCTGTCTATGCTCCGCGTAGGAGGGGGTCGAAGGATGTATTCCACAACCTCACAACCACCACCTTCATCGACTCCAAACCCAAACGAAAAAACCACCACACCACCCTCACTCCCCCACCTCACACCCACCGGCACCGCGCACATGATATCTGTCACCCCCAAACCACCCACCTCCCGCACCGCCATCGCCACCGGAAAAGTGTCCTTCACAAACGCCACGCCCCTCACGCTCATCCACTCCAACGCCGCGAAAAAAGGTGATGTACTAGGTGTATCCCGCATCGCGGGCATCATGGCGGCGAAGAAATGTTCGGATTTGGTGCCGTTGTGTCATCCCATTGCGCTTACGCATGTTGGTGTTGAGGTTGTGACTTTTGGGGCTGGTGGCGAGGGAGGTGGAA AGGATTGA